The Xenopus laevis strain J_2021 chromosome 7S, Xenopus_laevis_v10.1, whole genome shotgun sequence genome includes a window with the following:
- the mpv17l.S gene encoding mpv17-like protein isoform X1: protein MRILIQFTKRHPWLTNVTIYGSLFASADIVQQKLSKSPTEPIDFKQTAKVGLVGFCFHANFNFFWLRFIERTFPGSAPLNVIRKVACDQLMAAPITISAFYTGLSLLDGERDVFKNLKEKFWPTYKTGVMCWTVFQTINFSVIPPFVRTAYIGVCAFLWTTFLCYIRNRDINEVTTRLLHAVPNIRGKMAFPQDQDDNKPADK, encoded by the exons ATGCGCATTCTCATACAGTTCACTAAGAGACACCCGTGGCTGACCAACGTCACCATTTATGGCTCCCTTTTCGCCTCGGCCGACATTGTGCAGCAGAAACTGTCCAAAAGCCCAACGGAGCCCATCGATTTTAAACAGACTGCAAAAGTGGGACTTGTGGGGTTCTGCTTCCATGCCAATTTCAACTTCTTCTGGTTGAGATTTATAGAGAGGACGTTTCCAGGCTCAGCTCCACTAAATGTCATCAGGAAGGTGGCGTGTGATCAGCTGATGGCTGCACCAATCACAATCAGTGCTTTCTATACAG GCTTGAGTCTTCTGGATGGAGAAAGAGACGTCTTTAAGAACCTGAAAGAGAAATTCTGGCCAACTTATAAG ACAGGAGTAATGTGCTGGACAGTATTTCAG acCATTAACTTCAGCGTGATTCCCCCGTTTGTCCGAACTGCCTATATTGGAGTATGTGCCTTTTTGTGGACCACATTCCTCTGCTACATCCGGAACCGAGACATAAATGAAGTGACTACGAGGCTCCTCCATGCCGTACCCAACATACGCGGTAAAATGGCTTTCCCACAGGACCAGGATGACAACAAACCagctgataaataa